The proteins below are encoded in one region of Candidatus Methylomirabilota bacterium:
- a CDS encoding ATP-binding protein, with product MRLAASVFGLFVLLLAVAVVAGIQYERYHLVGLGRGGGAVAWPAGGGLAAGDALRVLAAVLILAAVGILFLTTFLNYRAITHTFERVKSLMRNVLQSIPTGVLTFDSRGVVTSLNNAAERLLGLRASAVVGRRIEDALQTAPELFVWIRGALRGERLLQETDLSLTLDDGRRVTVRASASELREESGKPDGLVVLLRDITDVNRLEVQLRRADKLAALGTLSAGVAHEVKNPLHALSLNLHLLEEAVHSPRSPAAEVKEYFEILRSEAQRIHRIVENFLRFARPAIPEVKPLDLPALLERVLSLVAFEAAGHGVTIETAFDPVVGSVLGDEGQLSQVFLNLCINALQAMPGGGSLVMTTKGADGWVEIAFRDTGEGIQKEILPHVFDPYFTTRPRGVGLGLAIAHRIVEGHRGTIDVESEVGKGTTMIVRLPAPGPGAEER from the coding sequence GTGCGCCTGGCAGCCTCGGTGTTCGGCCTCTTCGTCCTCCTGCTGGCCGTCGCGGTCGTCGCCGGGATTCAGTACGAGCGATACCACCTGGTCGGTCTCGGACGCGGGGGCGGAGCCGTGGCATGGCCCGCCGGCGGCGGGCTGGCGGCGGGGGACGCCCTCAGGGTGTTGGCGGCCGTCCTCATCCTAGCGGCCGTCGGAATTCTCTTCTTGACGACCTTCCTGAACTATCGCGCGATCACGCACACCTTCGAGCGCGTGAAGAGCCTGATGCGCAACGTGCTGCAGAGCATCCCGACCGGTGTGCTGACCTTCGACTCGCGCGGCGTCGTCACGTCCCTGAACAACGCGGCCGAGCGACTGCTCGGGCTCAGGGCCTCGGCGGTCGTCGGTCGTCGGATCGAGGACGCGCTGCAGACAGCCCCAGAACTGTTCGTTTGGATCCGAGGGGCGCTTCGAGGCGAGCGACTGCTCCAGGAGACGGACCTTTCGTTGACGCTCGACGATGGCCGGCGGGTCACGGTTCGCGCGTCAGCCTCAGAGCTGCGGGAGGAGTCAGGAAAGCCGGACGGGCTGGTTGTCCTGCTGCGCGACATCACCGATGTGAACCGACTAGAGGTGCAGCTGCGGCGGGCGGACAAGCTCGCCGCGCTGGGCACGCTCTCAGCCGGTGTCGCACACGAGGTGAAGAACCCACTGCACGCGCTCAGCCTCAACCTCCACCTTCTCGAGGAAGCCGTGCACTCACCGCGGTCGCCTGCCGCCGAGGTGAAGGAGTACTTCGAGATCCTGCGTTCCGAGGCTCAGCGGATTCATCGCATCGTGGAAAACTTCCTCCGCTTTGCGAGGCCCGCGATCCCGGAAGTGAAGCCGCTGGATCTCCCCGCCCTGCTGGAGCGAGTGCTGAGCCTGGTAGCGTTCGAAGCTGCGGGCCACGGGGTGACAATCGAAACCGCGTTCGATCCCGTAGTGGGATCGGTCCTGGGCGATGAGGGCCAGCTGTCGCAGGTCTTCCTGAATCTCTGCATCAACGCACTGCAGGCGATGCCCGGTGGCGGCTCGCTCGTCATGACCACCAAGGGGGCCGATGGCTGGGTGGAGATCGCGTTCCGGGACACGGGGGAGGGGATTCAGAAGGAAATTCTCCCGCACGTCTTCGATCCGTATTTCACGACCCGGCCCCGTGGGGTTGGGCTGGGACTGGCCATCGCACACCGCATCGTGGAAGGTCACCGGGGGACGATCGACGTGGAGAGCGAGGTTGGAAAGGGAACTACGATGATCGTGCGCCTCCCGGCGCCTGGCCCCGGGGCCGAGGAGCGGTGA
- a CDS encoding tyrosine-type recombinase/integrase produces MTRRPPDECLRYRAVQIFDLWNGHFHLSAPGHRLTSTSWYLAKERPGAVASEPLFLVRYWWYGGERKTRRMSGQRVWKIIKDLGKRVGVDTIHPHAFRHACGVELLKRSGGNLRAVQEHLSHADIQTTTIYTPLAPQDLQKVVNLFDQNGGAAR; encoded by the coding sequence GTGACTCGACGACCTCCGGATGAGTGCCTGCGCTATCGCGCGGTGCAAATCTTCGATCTGTGGAATGGCCACTTCCATCTCTCCGCACCGGGGCATCGACTGACCTCTACGTCCTGGTACCTGGCGAAGGAGCGGCCGGGCGCCGTGGCGAGCGAGCCGCTGTTCCTGGTCCGGTACTGGTGGTACGGAGGCGAGCGGAAGACCCGGAGGATGTCCGGTCAGCGGGTCTGGAAGATCATCAAGGATCTCGGTAAGCGCGTCGGTGTGGACACGATTCATCCGCATGCGTTTCGCCACGCGTGCGGCGTGGAGCTGCTCAAGCGCTCCGGCGGTAACCTCCGCGCGGTGCAGGAGCACCTGAGCCACGCCGACATCCAGACGACGACGATCTACACGCCCCTGGCGCCGCAGGATCTGCAGAAGGTCGTGAACCTGTTCGACCAGAACGGAGGTGCGGCGCGCTAG
- a CDS encoding M28 family peptidase produces the protein MALVPFRPGEEGAAIAAAAQRGAQAGLLYLKQLPELYSAVVAEGPVPSVTIRRADALYLAENRQEIELSVVGERTETVVENIMVEVGAGAPTVLLLANYDTRLGTPGAYRNASGVVALLDLLERLRCRRGHRVLVGFLGAEASGATLGASHCRNVLEATHLLEEIRAVVGVSGLGSPRVLVAPGADQPSRWVAGQAVDHLRHQGLVVSMAAPTPPNVWRCPTISVSGLPLMAECTPLDSPDLLDPRRIVTVVTAMEQLLHFLWT, from the coding sequence ATGGCACTCGTTCCGTTCAGACCAGGGGAGGAGGGGGCCGCCATCGCGGCAGCAGCGCAGCGAGGCGCACAGGCCGGCCTGCTCTACCTCAAGCAGTTGCCTGAGCTTTACTCCGCGGTCGTCGCCGAAGGCCCCGTGCCGAGCGTCACGATCCGACGGGCAGACGCGCTGTACCTCGCGGAGAATAGGCAGGAGATCGAATTGAGCGTCGTCGGGGAACGGACCGAGACCGTCGTGGAGAATATCATGGTTGAGGTCGGCGCCGGCGCCCCGACTGTTCTCCTCCTAGCCAATTACGACACGCGCCTTGGGACTCCTGGGGCCTATCGAAACGCCTCGGGCGTCGTCGCTCTGCTGGACCTTTTGGAGCGACTTCGGTGTCGGCGGGGCCACCGCGTGCTGGTCGGCTTTCTTGGTGCGGAGGCCTCCGGAGCCACACTCGGGGCAAGTCATTGCCGGAATGTCTTAGAGGCGACGCACCTCCTCGAAGAGATCCGTGCCGTCGTCGGCGTTTCGGGACTTGGGTCGCCTCGGGTGCTGGTCGCGCCAGGTGCGGATCAACCGTCGCGATGGGTGGCAGGCCAGGCCGTCGATCATCTGAGGCACCAAGGGCTCGTGGTCTCGATGGCTGCTCCGACGCCCCCCAACGTGTGGAGGTGCCCGACGATCAGCGTGAGCGGGTTGCCATTGATGGCGGAGTGCACGCCGCTCGATAGTCCCGATCTTCTCGACCCGCGTCGAATCGTGACCGTAGTCACCGCGATGGAGCAGCTTCTCCACTTCCTTTGGACATGA
- a CDS encoding DUF1059 domain-containing protein: MPKVLRCGDVMPGCTAVLEGRDDAEVMKKAAEHAKGAHGMATIPPDVVNKVRAAIKTK; the protein is encoded by the coding sequence ATGCCGAAGGTCCTCAGGTGTGGAGATGTGATGCCCGGCTGCACCGCAGTCCTGGAGGGACGCGACGATGCAGAGGTCATGAAGAAAGCGGCGGAACACGCGAAGGGCGCCCACGGGATGGCGACAATCCCGCCCGACGTCGTTAACAAGGTCAGGGCGGCGATCAAAACCAAGTAG
- a CDS encoding sigma-54 dependent transcriptional regulator, whose amino-acid sequence MGGRILVVDDEVNIRGALAKILEKAGHTVTAAESGDSALALLHESAFDLIITDLKMVGASGMDVLREVKQRRPDAEVVLLTAFGTIESAVEAMKVGAYDYLAKPVDPERLVHLVAKALDYSALRQEVRQLREQAAVKAAFEHIVGRSLSMRAVYETVRQVSPTTATVLISGESGTGKELVARAIHNRSQRKNGPFVTLNCGALPETLLESELFGYERGAFTGALTTKPGRIEQADSGTLFLDEVGEMSPKTQVDFLRVLESREFRRLGGTKPITVDVRFIAATNKKLEDVVKSGTFREDLFYRLTVVPIALPPLRERPEDIPLLAAAFLKEFCAQYQRAEKSISTAALQALREYAWPGNVRELRNLLERLVVTVPDRVIRPVHLPSTILTGERLERSISIPLGIPLSVVEEQVIRRTLNDVTSHREQAARILGISPRALHYKIRRYRIESESKPGKAEEGDSEPKPGSGTP is encoded by the coding sequence ATGGGAGGGCGGATTCTCGTCGTCGACGACGAGGTCAACATCCGCGGGGCGCTGGCGAAGATCCTCGAGAAGGCCGGCCACACCGTCACTGCTGCCGAGAGCGGCGATTCGGCGCTCGCGCTGCTCCACGAAAGCGCCTTCGACCTGATCATCACCGACCTCAAGATGGTAGGCGCGAGCGGCATGGACGTGCTGCGCGAGGTCAAGCAGCGGCGCCCAGACGCGGAGGTGGTCCTTCTCACCGCGTTCGGCACGATCGAGAGCGCGGTCGAGGCGATGAAGGTCGGCGCCTATGACTACCTGGCCAAGCCAGTTGATCCCGAGCGGCTGGTCCATCTCGTCGCCAAAGCGCTCGACTACAGCGCACTCCGGCAAGAAGTCCGGCAGCTTCGAGAACAGGCGGCGGTCAAGGCCGCTTTCGAGCACATTGTCGGGCGCAGCCTTTCGATGCGTGCGGTGTACGAGACGGTCCGGCAGGTGTCGCCGACGACGGCCACCGTGCTGATCAGTGGCGAGTCCGGGACCGGCAAGGAGCTCGTCGCCAGGGCCATTCACAATCGGAGCCAGCGGAAGAACGGCCCCTTCGTGACACTCAATTGCGGAGCACTGCCGGAGACGCTCCTCGAGTCGGAGCTGTTCGGCTACGAACGAGGGGCGTTCACAGGCGCGCTCACAACGAAGCCTGGCCGCATCGAGCAGGCGGACAGCGGCACGCTTTTCCTCGATGAGGTCGGGGAGATGAGCCCGAAGACACAGGTCGACTTCCTGCGCGTCCTCGAGAGCCGGGAGTTCCGGCGCCTGGGCGGGACCAAGCCGATCACGGTGGACGTACGCTTCATCGCCGCGACCAACAAGAAGCTCGAGGATGTTGTGAAATCCGGGACGTTCCGTGAAGACCTCTTCTATCGTCTGACGGTGGTGCCCATCGCGTTGCCACCCCTCCGCGAGCGGCCCGAGGACATTCCGCTGCTGGCCGCGGCGTTTCTCAAGGAGTTCTGCGCCCAGTACCAACGCGCGGAGAAATCCATCTCGACCGCGGCGCTCCAGGCATTGCGGGAGTACGCTTGGCCGGGTAATGTTCGCGAGCTGCGGAATCTCTTGGAGCGCTTGGTGGTGACCGTGCCGGACCGCGTCATCCGGCCCGTCCACCTGCCGTCCACGATACTGACGGGCGAGCGGCTTGAGCGCAGTATCAGTATCCCCCTCGGCATCCCCTTGTCTGTGGTCGAAGAACAGGTGATCCGTAGAACGCTGAACGATGTCACGTCCCACCGCGAGCAGGCGGCGAGAATCTTGGGCATCAGCCCGCGGGCACTCCACTACAAGATCCGGCGTTATCGGATCGAATCGGAATCAAAGCCAGGGAAGGCCGAGGAAGGGGACTCGGAGCCGAAACCCGGATCCGGGACCCCCTAG
- a CDS encoding BON domain-containing protein, whose product MQGAEATEDLHARRPSLGRTVTQPIGGAPARPSGLSAVVRSDEGRRPRTVDKHQEGRAAFGCDLERGVQILRAALADPRFAATPESRQKLTDQGIVAQAKAALLANPVTRPFQVVATFNRGYLMISGIVDRDDQRLAADEAVRVIPGVTGVLNEIAVRPRVPAAGV is encoded by the coding sequence GTGCAGGGCGCCGAGGCGACCGAGGATTTGCACGCGAGGCGTCCGAGCCTTGGCCGGACCGTCACGCAACCCATCGGCGGCGCCCCAGCTCGGCCAAGTGGCCTCAGCGCGGTCGTACGCTCGGACGAGGGGCGACGACCGCGCACCGTTGACAAACATCAGGAAGGTCGCGCAGCATTTGGCTGCGATCTCGAGCGTGGCGTCCAGATCCTCCGCGCAGCGCTCGCGGACCCGCGGTTTGCGGCCACGCCCGAGTCTCGGCAGAAGCTGACCGATCAGGGCATCGTCGCGCAGGCTAAGGCCGCGCTGCTCGCGAACCCAGTGACACGGCCGTTTCAGGTCGTTGCTACGTTCAACCGCGGGTATCTAATGATCAGCGGCATCGTGGACCGGGATGATCAACGGCTTGCCGCGGACGAGGCGGTGCGAGTAATTCCGGGCGTCACCGGCGTGCTGAACGAGATCGCCGTGCGTCCGCGCGTGCCAGCGGCGGGTGTTTGA